Genomic segment of Drosophila ananassae strain 14024-0371.13 chromosome 2L, ASM1763931v2, whole genome shotgun sequence:
ggccatttcgcatccaatcctggattgggatggctcaaaaaatgcggaaaaagagtctccacctgcatggctaaaaagtattggtattggccacgttaacaccgtgggaaaaatgtttttggccaaacattttatttttgattagttccttagcttatatctcgggaAATCCATAACCGATTTTGGAAAAGAATGCCATATCGGAgtcaggactttaaggtccttTGAACTGCATCACAAGTTTTTGCATCAAAGGACGTTTTATCCTTGAATTCGAACAAAATCATATGTGTTTAGTATTCACTATCGTGAAAACTTTTGTTCAAGGACATGAAGGATATGTTGGTGGAGATCGAAGGACATTAAAAATCTGATCTCAATATGGTACCCCGCTTCCAAATTGGTTGGAAAATAGCCGAGATATACATAATCGAAAAAACAGGAacttagaaaaatatttgtttttggccaattttaacttcccctcggtgttaacttggctaagaCCAGATCGTGTTGGCCACTCGAcgcgccttatttttgcgctTCTAATGACCTATcacgatcctggattggaagcgaaatggccgagatattcacaaaaaactgtttcagaaaatagaatccacctactggccatttctgttcgcctagtactccgagcctggtggcggaccaaaattgaaaaattttcagccacaaaagtcagtgacgtcacggaatAGGCTGCGATTCGTTACGTCACCACTTGGTGGTATCTTGGCTAGACTGGGTTGCGTCTTGGCTGAACCGGTTGACCGTTTAAAGTCAccggttgatatttaaatttcgcggggGCGGCCAACTATTTTCGAGTTTTAAAAAGCCCGGGTAGGCGCGGGCgggatctatttttgaatttgaattcaaatgtaacgGACCGAAATGTGGATtctgtgtggaacatatgtggatcctttagccaagacaccccccagtgtgacgtcacatgtagagattcaatccgtgacgtcacagacttttgtggctgaaaatttttcaatttttgggcgctaccaggctcggagtactaggcgaacagaaatggccagtaggtcgaatttgatttttgaaaatgttttttgtgaatatctcggccatttcgcatccaatcctggattgggatggctcaaaaaatgcggaaaaagagtctccacctgcatggctaaaaagtattggtattggccacgttaacaccgtgggaaaaatgtttttggccaaacattttatttttgattagttccttagcttatatctcgggaAATCCATAACCGATTTTGGAAAAGAATGCCATATCGGAgtcaggactttaaggtcctttgaactgcatcaaaagtttttgcatCAAAGGACGTTTTATCCTTGAATTCGAACAAAATCATATGTGTTTAGTATTCACTATCGTGAAAACTTTTGTTCAAGGACATGAAGGATATGTTGGTGGAGATCGAAGGACATTAAAAATCTGATCTCAATATGGTATCCCGCTCCCAAATTGGTTGGAAAATAGCCGAGATATACATAATCGAAAAAACAGGAacttagaaaaatatttgtttttggccaattttaacttcccctcggtgttaacttggctaagaCCCGATCGTGTTGGCCACTCGAcgcgccttatttttgcgctTCTAATGACCTATcacgatcctggattggaagcgaaatggccgagatattcacaaaaaactgtttcagaaaatagaatccacctactggccatttctgttcgcctagtactccgagcctggtggcggaccaaaattgaaaaattttcagccacaaaagtcagtgacgtcacggaatAGGCTGCGATCCGTTACGTCACCACTTGGTGGTATCTTGGCTAGACTGGGTTGCGTCTTGGCTGAACCGGTTGACCGTTTAAAGTCAccggttgatatttaaatttcgcggggGCGGCCAACTATTTTCGAGTTTTAAAAAGCCCGGGTAGGCGCGGGCgggatctatttttgaatttgaattcaaatgtaacgGACCGAAATGTGGATtctgtgtggaacatatgtggatcctttagccaagacaccccccagtgtgacgtcacatgtagagattcaatccgtgacgtcacagacttttgtggctgaaaatttttcaatttttgggcgctaccaggctcggagtactaggcgaacagaaatggccagtaggtcgaatttgatttttgaaaatgttttttgtgaatatctcggccatttcgcatccaatcctggattgggatggctcaaaaaatgcggaaaaagagtctccacctgcatggctaaaaagtattggtattggccacgttaacaccgtgggaaaaatgtttttggccaaacactttatttttgattagttccttagcttatatctcgggaAATCCATAACCGATTTTGGAAAAGAATGCCATATCGGAgtcaggactttaaggtcctttgaactgcatcaaaagtttttgcatCAAAGGACGTTTTATCCTTGAATTCGAACAAAATCATATGTGTTTAGTATTCACTATCGTGAAAACTTTTGTTCAAGGACATGAAGGATATGTTGGTGGAGATCGAAGGACATTAAAAATCTGATCTCAATATGGTATCCCGCTCCCAAATTGGTTGGAAAATAGCCGAGATATACATAATCGAAAAAACAGGAacttagaaaaatatttgtttttggccaattttaacttcccctcggtgttaacttggctaagaCCCGATCGTGTTGGCCACTCGAcgcgccttatttttgcgctTCTAATGACCTATcacgatcctggattggaagcgaaatggccgagatattcacaaaaaactgtttcagaaaatagaatccacctactggccatttctgttcgcctagtactccgagcctggtggcggaccaaaattgaaaaattttcagccacaaaagtctgTGACGTCTGTtttttatgccaattccgatccttctatgacagctattggatataaTGGGCCGATCCGTATGAAATCCGTATTTTAGTCAAATATGTGAAAAGtttcaaccctctaactttaaaaacactaaagttatggcctttccgatcaatcagtaatatggcagctataggatatagtcaaccgatcccggccattccgtcttatatactacctgcaaggaaaagaaggatgtgagtaaagtttcaactcgatagctctaaaactgagagactagaaACCGTCAGaaagacggacagacagacagacggacagacggtccgacggacatgctcatatcgacttaggagatgatcctgatcaagaatatatatactttatagggtatAAAAggtgctacctaactgcaagggtatataaacttcgggtccgcccgaagttagctttcctttcttatttaCATTTAAGTTTAACGACCTTAGCCAAAAAGTATGCAAGAAAAAGCAACAGaagtttataaaattaaaaatatatttgaaaataaagataaaaaccAATATATTACATTTCAAATACTCAGTGAAACATCACAATTTTAGGTTTAGTATAAAAACAAGCCTTTCAGAGTTTAGCCAGACGGCTCCATATTTCATATCTCCAAAGGGGTCATTACCAGTGgttgttttataatttatagatCAATAAATTACGCAATACCATTGATAAAAGTGTACTATTTGcaactttatttattgttttgtttgtatATTCGAAGTATATATTAAATTTGAGAGCTAATATTAAGACATCATTAACGTGGCAGATACAATGTGGTTAATAGTGGGAGGAGCGGTGAAACTGCTACTAAACATCTTTGGGAGTGTTCGGGTGGAGCTGGGGCGCAGGACTCTTAACAATTAAAACGTATCTAGTGGGTCACAAATAGGGCTTCGATCCTCTAATACATATTGACAACTGATCGTTACATATACATAGCGTTTGTTCTTTAGAATTTatgaataaatacaatttcatTTGGATTCGCTACGGCTAATCGTTTTCTTTACTATTTTAAATTCTCAACTAATTAAACTTTTAACCAATTtttctaaataatttatttagtaCATGTATGTAGCATTCTTTATTCGCTGGCTGCTATTCCCCTTTCAAATTTATGTACAAATCAGGGCGCCTAAGAGCTAATAAAACATTGTGCTCGCAATTAACAATATTGCCAATTCGGTTCGGTTAAACGAGTTCTAAACATAAGTAGATAGATTAAAAACACAGTCTTATTTATGTATGAAAAAATCCAATGTGGGCAGAACCAAACTAAGGAGCAATTCAGGCAAGCAAGGTACGCGTAAGATATGTGTGCTGTTCACTCGGCAGTAGTTTCCGCACGACCATAGCCCCCAGCTCATGCCATCGAGGTGGTCACGGGCTGTTCGGCCGGATATCTTGGCGACATCTGGGCCTGTGGTTGCTGCTTCCAGGGGCGCCGCTTCAAATGTGTTTGCTGTGATCCGGTCCATCTGGAAGCAAAGATTTTATTAGCAAGCGGACTCTATGTTCTTGGCAGAGCCATACCTATGGTatttggaaagcttccttcgGTTCTGCGGCGAAAATCCGTCCTGGTCCAGTCGAGAACCTACGAACGCGTAGTTCTGCCCCACAGTGCCAACGAGAGGAGCTTAAAGAGTTTATAGTTAGTATAAAAGTTATATGTATTTCCCTGTTAAGCTTACTATGCTTTCGTTTGTTGTTGCGCTGAACTTGATTGGCGCCACTTGGCAGGAGTGGGGTGCTTGGTCCGAATTCCAACTGACCCTGGTGTCTCCGGATACTGCAACTGCGTCCGCGGCAGCCCTTCAAGTGATTCAGGGAGTCGTGCATATGGGCTCTCTCTCCGGGAGTGAGACTTGCAGCGCGGTTCGTGGTCTCAAAAGGATCTGTAAGGACCATTAGGTTTAAAGTTAAACAGAAATTTATGAAGAAATTCCAAGGATAATCCCACCTATCGTCAAATTGTAAAAGGTAATCAGGCCCGTGGTGAACTCGCAATACAGATAGTTGTGGGTGGCGTTGATTGTCCTTAGGCAGGAGTaggtgttgttgttggcattcATGCAGAAGCAGAAGGGACTGTCATTCCACATGGGTGCCGTGCGCCAGTGCTGGCTGTCGTGCAGAAAGCAGTTCATCTTCTCCGAGAGACACTCCTTCTCCAGGCGAGCCTTCTTCATGCGCTTGCGCTCCTTCTTGCGTTGCCGTTCCTCCTTAAGCTTCCTGCGCGCCTCTCGTGCCATTTCCTTGGAGTCCGCATAGCTACTGGGGATTAGGAAAGATTAGAAATGAATTTCATATGCCATATGGGATTTGCTCACATCTCGCCCACATCAGGCTCGCAGTAGCACTCTGCCCGCGAAGCGAAGTGATGGGTTTGGGGTTGTTCCACAGAATCGAAGGAGTTGGAACCGCCGTATCCCCGGAATATCTCCTTTTCTCCATCTACATTCGATTTGGGCGTGCTGCCCACATCGGTGAAGTAGCTCATGTTGAACTCGGGTCCGGCTCCGCTCTCCGTCAGGTGGGCCTCATTCCGACGACGACTTTCATTCCTCCGGTTGGCGGCCAAAGCATGTTTGTTGTTTTCCCGCAGCTGCTTCTTTAGCTCCTTCAGTTTCCCAATCTTGTCCTTTAGCAGCTTTATTAGCATGTCGATCTGGGCGCGAGAAGTACGCCACGTCTTCTCGTCATCGTACACCACATCCGAGCAGATGACCTTGCTCGTGACAGAATCTACGTAGCAACGGTGCCCCGCTTTCCCGCCAGCTGTTTTTGGCAGCTTTTCTTCTTGTCCAAACGGACTGGAGCTGGAGACGGAACTGGATCCAGTGCTGTGCTGGTCATGCTCATTGAACTTTAACTCCAGGGCCTCCAAAGTGGTCTGTATCTGTTGGATGACTTGGGTGATGGTCTCGTTGCCACCACTATTATTGCCAGAAACGTCTCTTTTCTGCCGATGAGAATGGTCGGCCAGGAGGTCCACAGCCTGGTGAAGATCCAGGAGCTCTTCCATCTCGTAGGGcagctctgtgtggaacaccTCCCGCTTGTTCCGCCGACGGCCGTGACTGTGCTGGGTCCGCTTGTTCACGCGATGCATGCCGGAAGAGGGAGCTCTGATCTTGGTGTACACCACGCCGTCCGGGGTGAAGCAGGCGCAGTTGCGTTGGAACTGTTTTCGGGGCATGGTGGCCAACTGTTGCTCCAACTGGAGCTAGAGGATAAAAGTTAGAACCAACAATTTCtcaatatatataaaaacgTCGCTTACGTGGAACTTGCACTTGTGTTTCCGCCATCGCCCTTCCTCGTTGATGCACTTCCACTTCTGCCCGGGCAGGCAGTTCTTCAGAAGAGCCGGATCCGAGCACTCCGAGTTTAGACGCATCATCTTGGTTATGTAGGGGGCCATGGGTAGGTCGTTTCCATAGTGGTGCAGGAAGTCCTGCTCGTCCAACTCCTCGTCGCCCTCCTCAGCGGCCACGTCCTCTACGTCCTCATCATCGAGGAGCGCCGCGGAACTGTCCATAGCTCCCTTGCCGTCGTCCGTATCGTCGTCCTCATGATCTGTATCCACATCCTCCTCCACTTCCTCTGTCTGCTGGTGGGTGGATGTCGTAGAGGAGAGTCCCATCAGCGTGGAAGCggtgctgctgctcctgaAGCTGCTTGGGGTGGTGCCCTCTCCACCTCCTCCAATAAAATCTTCCAGCAGCGAGCTGTTAACCAGCTTCATGCTCCGGCGGTCGGCACGAAGACGGGCCCGTGCCTCGGCAATCTGTTCGGCTGTCTCTCTCCGTCCCGAGCTCTCGATGAGGAAGCTATCGGGCCAGTTGTCGCGTACAGCGCGGTTCCTGCTTAGCAGAAGCGGAAGGATACTGCGTCCGTCCATGTGCTGGGGCGTTGGTACTCCGCCCATGTCCAGGAAAGTGGGT
This window contains:
- the LOC6499322 gene encoding extracellular sulfatase SULF-1 homolog isoform X2; the encoded protein is MTSLTMQCSSLRLAIGGLILLLFVLHVLSKEPSPGSQHHDHHRQRSRSAKRFSRDSNAARERRPNIILILTDDQDAELGSLNFMPRTLRLLRDGGAEFRHAYTTTPMCCPARSSLLTGMYVHNHMVFTNNDNCSSPQWQATHETRSYATYLSNAGYRTGYFGKYLNKYNGSYIPPGWREWGGLIMNSKYYNYSINLNGQKIRHGFDYAKDYYPDLIANDSIAFLRSSKQQNQRKPVLLTMSFPAPHGPEDSAPQYSHLFFNVTTHHTPSYDHAPNPDKQWILRVTEPMQPVHKRFTNLLMTKRLQTLQSVDVAVERVYNELKSLGELDNTYIVYTSDHGYHLGQFGLIKGKSFPFEFDVRVPFLIRGPGIQASKVVNEIVLNVDLAPTFLDMGGVPTPQHMDGRSILPLLLSRNRAVRDNWPDSFLIESSGRRETAEQIAEARARLRADRRSMKLVNSSLLEDFIGGGGEGTTPSSFRSSSTASTLMGLSSTTSTHQQTEEVEEDVDTDHEDDDTDDGKGAMDSSAALLDDEDVEDVAAEEGDEELDEQDFLHHYGNDLPMAPYITKMMRLNSECSDPALLKNCLPGQKWKCINEEGRWRKHKCKFHLQLEQQLATMPRKQFQRNCACFTPDGVVYTKIRAPSSGMHRVNKRTQHSHGRRRNKREVFHTELPYEMEELLDLHQAVDLLADHSHRQKRDVSGNNSGGNETITQVIQQIQTTLEALELKFNEHDQHSTGSSSVSSSSPFGQEEKLPKTAGGKAGHRCYVDSVTSKVICSDVVYDDEKTWRTSRAQIDMLIKLLKDKIGKLKELKKQLRENNKHALAANRRNESRRRNEAHLTESGAGPEFNMSYFTDVGSTPKSNVDGEKEIFRGYGGSNSFDSVEQPQTHHFASRAECYCEPDVGEIYADSKEMAREARRKLKEERQRKKERKRMKKARLEKECLSEKMNCFLHDSQHWRTAPMWNDSPFCFCMNANNNTYSCLRTINATHNYLYCEFTTGLITFYNLTIDPFETTNRAASLTPGERAHMHDSLNHLKGCRGRSCSIRRHQGQLEFGPSTPLLPSGANQVQRNNKRKHTPLVGTVGQNYAFVGSRLDQDGFSPQNRRKLSKYHRWTGSQQTHLKRRPWKQQPQAQMSPRYPAEQPVTTSMA
- the LOC6499322 gene encoding extracellular sulfatase SULF-1 homolog isoform X1 — encoded protein: MTSLTMQCSSLRLAIGGLILLLFVLHVLSKEPSPGSQHHDHHRQRSRSAKRFSRDSNAARERRPNIILILTDDQDAELGSLNFMPRTLRLLRDGGAEFRHAYTTTPMCCPARSSLLTGMYVHNHMVFTNNDNCSSPQWQATHETRSYATYLSNAGYRTGYFGKYLNKYNGSYIPPGWREWGGLIMNSKYYNYSINLNGQKIRHGFDYAKDYYPDLIANDSIAFLRSSKQQNQRKPVLLTMSFPAPHGPEDSAPQYSHLFFNVTTHHTPSYDHAPNPDKQWILRVTEPMQPVHKRFTNLLMTKRLQTLQSVDVAVERVYNELKSLGELDNTYIVYTSDHGYHLGQFGLIKGKSFPFEFDVRVPFLIRGPGIQASKVVNEIVLNVDLAPTFLDMGGVPTPQHMDGRSILPLLLSRNRAVRDNWPDSFLIESSGRRETAEQIAEARARLRADRRSMKLVNSSLLEDFIGGGGEGTTPSSFRSSSTASTLMGLSSTTSTHQQTEEVEEDVDTDHEDDDTDDGKGAMDSSAALLDDEDVEDVAAEEGDEELDEQDFLHHYGNDLPMAPYITKMMRLNSECSDPALLKNCLPGQKWKCINEEGRWRKHKCKFHLQLEQQLATMPRKQFQRNCACFTPDGVVYTKIRAPSSGMHRVNKRTQHSHGRRRNKREVFHTELPYEMEELLDLHQAVDLLADHSHRQKRDVSGNNSGGNETITQVIQQIQTTLEALELKFNEHDQHSTGSSSVSSSSPFGQEEKLPKTAGGKAGHRCYVDSVTSKVICSDVVYDDEKTWRTSRAQIDMLIKLLKDKIGKLKELKKQLRENNKHALAANRRNESRRRNEAHLTESGAGPEFNMSYFTDVGSTPKSNVDGEKEIFRGYGGSNSFDSVEQPQTHHFASRAECYCEPDVGEISYADSKEMAREARRKLKEERQRKKERKRMKKARLEKECLSEKMNCFLHDSQHWRTAPMWNDSPFCFCMNANNNTYSCLRTINATHNYLYCEFTTGLITFYNLTIDPFETTNRAASLTPGERAHMHDSLNHLKGCRGRSCSIRRHQGQLEFGPSTPLLPSGANQVQRNNKRKHTPLVGTVGQNYAFVGSRLDQDGFSPQNRRKLSKYHRWTGSQQTHLKRRPWKQQPQAQMSPRYPAEQPVTTSMA